The genomic interval CGACCGCGACGGGATCGTCCATCGCCTCATAGACCGCCGTTGCGAACGAGCCGCCGGCTTTCGGCCGCGGGCGGACGCAGACGATCTCGTATCCGAACCGCTCCGCGTCGGCGCGCTCCATGATCAGGGCGCGGTTGAGGTGCTCGCAGCACTGCGCCTCCAGGCAGAGGCCGCGCGCTTTCAGGATCGGCAGGATCTCATCGACCACGGCTTTTGCCGCCTCGGGCGTCGAACCCTTGCCGATCTTCTGCCCCATGATCTCGCTCGAGGAGCAGCCGATCACGACCTGCTGGCCGGGCGTGAGCGCGGCAACGTCCAGCAGTTCAAGCAGCGCAGCGCGGGCGGATTTGCGGATCTCTTCATACATGAATGGTCATCTCCAGACAGTTATTAAAAATTCTTATTTCCATTGTAGCACGGTACGGGGCATTTGACAATCCTCTGCAAGGCGTGTATCATGAACGTTGACCAAATTATTGTAACAGGAGGGAATTGCGTTTTGAAACGTTTCAATCGCATTTTTGCTTGTCTTCTCGCCGTGGCGCTGCTCGCCTGTGCCTGCTCCGGCTGCGGTAAAAAATCCGAGGAGCCGTCCGTCAACGGTGCCGACGCGAAAAACGAGCACTACTATGCCCCGCTGACCGGTGAACCGCTGAGCAGCAAACCCGCAAACACCCGGCCGTTTGCCGTCATGATCAACAACATCGTCTACGCGCAGCCGCAGGTCGGCATCAGCAACGCAGACATGATCTACGAGATCCCGGCCGAGGGCGGCATCACGCGCATGATGGCCATTTTCAGCCACCTGTACGATGTGGAGTCCGTCGGCAGCATCCGCAGCCTGCGCCCGTATTATCTGAGCGTCGCCCTGTCGTATGACGCCATTGTCATCCACGCCGGCGGCAGCGAGCAGGCCTACAGCGACGTCAAGACCTATAACGCCGACCATCTGGACGGCGTGCGCGACGGCAACACCAGCTCCATGTTCTACCGCGACGCCAGCCGCGGCCAGCACGGCTCGGAGCACACGCTGTTCTTCCACGGCGCGAACGTGGAAGCGCTCGTGGATCGGTACAAGTTCCGCACCGAGCATGAGAGCAGCTACAAGACCGGCCTGAACTTTGCCGACAATGCTGTCGACCAGTGCACCGGCGGCGCGGCCGAGAACGTGCAGGTGACGTTTAACACGTCCAAGAGCACGTCCTTCACCTACCACGCTGACAGCGGCAAGTACACGGCCGTGCAGTACAAGGCCGACTATAAGGACGGCGCGACCGGCGAAGCGGTCCCGTTTACCAATCTGCTCATCCTCTCGGCCGATATGAAAACGGTGGACAGCTACGGCCGCCTGGCCGTCGACCTCATCGGCAGCGGCACCGGCTACTTTGTGACCGGCGGCAAGTATGTGCCGATCAAGTGGGCACGCAGCGATATCAACAGCTGCTTTACTTACACGCTCGAGGACGGCACGGCGCTGAACCTCTCGCGCGGCACGACCTATGTCGGCGTGATCCCGACCAACGGCGGCAGCGCCAACTTCAGCTGAGAGCAAAATCAAACCATTTTGCAGCACTATGTGCGTGGGAAATCGCGCACATAGTGCTTTTTTCTTCCGCAGCAAGGTTGCCTGTTCTCTCAAATCTCTGCTATAATGGCTGTGCAGCCGGATGCAGCTGCAAGTGCACAGAAAGGAAGATCGCTATGACCTACAATTTTGATGAGATCATTGACCGCCGCCACACCAACGCGCTCAACACGGATGGCTTCCGCGGCTATATTTTTCACGCCGGGCCGGAAAAGGTATTTGCCTTCAAGGATGAAGAATTTGTCCGCATGTGGGTCGCTGACATGGAATTTGCCGTTGCGCCGGAGATCCTAGATGCGCTACGCGCGCGGATCGA from Clostridiales bacterium carries:
- a CDS encoding TIGR01440 family protein: MYEEIRKSARAALLELLDVAALTPGQQVVIGCSSSEIMGQKIGKGSTPEAAKAVVDEILPILKARGLCLEAQCCEHLNRALIMERADAERFGYEIVCVRPRPKAGGSFATAVYEAMDDPVAVEFVKADAGLDIGNTMIGMHLKHVAVPLRLSVKTIGEAPVNAARTRPKLIGGSRAEYPD
- a CDS encoding DUF3048 domain-containing protein, with the translated sequence MKRFNRIFACLLAVALLACACSGCGKKSEEPSVNGADAKNEHYYAPLTGEPLSSKPANTRPFAVMINNIVYAQPQVGISNADMIYEIPAEGGITRMMAIFSHLYDVESVGSIRSLRPYYLSVALSYDAIVIHAGGSEQAYSDVKTYNADHLDGVRDGNTSSMFYRDASRGQHGSEHTLFFHGANVEALVDRYKFRTEHESSYKTGLNFADNAVDQCTGGAAENVQVTFNTSKSTSFTYHADSGKYTAVQYKADYKDGATGEAVPFTNLLILSADMKTVDSYGRLAVDLIGSGTGYFVTGGKYVPIKWARSDINSCFTYTLEDGTALNLSRGTTYVGVIPTNGGSANFS